Below is a genomic region from Candidatus Fermentibacter sp..
GATCGAGCCTGACGTGGGTGATGCCGGTCGACGGGAACTCGGCGTCCTTCGCGAGGATGACGTCGAGCACCCTGTCGAATGGTGCCGAGAGCAGATCGATGTCGAACAGGCTCTGGCCCTGGAAGGTCATGCCCGAGGAGCCCACGGTGTCGACGCAGAGGGAGAGTCCGGTTCCGCGAAGGTCGAGGCCCGCGCGGGTGGATATCTCAAGCGTGTTGCACCCCGGGGCCGGCGTACCGGCCGAGATGTCTATCCTCATCACGCTGACGAAGGGATCGCCCTCGATGAGGGATTCGACGACGCCGAACTCGAACTGTGTCTGAGCGAAGGCGGGAACCGCCGCCAGCGCCGCGAGGATGAGGTATCTCAACGCCGCCCCCTGATCTGGTTGAAGACGCGCCTCCAGTTGGATCCGGCCATCCTGTGCACGTCGATCTCCTTGAAACCGGCGCCGGCCAGGTACGAGAGGATCGAGGGCCACGACTCGCAGCCCGTGATGCCCGAGGGCAGGTTCGTCACCCCGTCGAAATCGCTGCCGAAACCGACGTGCTCGATGCCTGCGACGTCCACGGCATGCCGGACATGGTCGAGCACCGTTCCCATCCCCGCGTCGGCCCCCAGGAAGTCGGGAACGAGGGTGATGCCGACCACTCCGCCCAGGCGGGCGATCTCACGGATGTCGTCGTCCGGCAGGTTCCTCGGGATGTCGCAGTAGCGCCTGCAGTTGCAGTGGGTCGCCACGACCGGCAGACCCATCGAGAGCACCGAAGCCCGCGACCTGTCGCAGAGGTGCGATACATCCACGAGGATGCCTGATCTGATGAGCCTGCCGGCGAGCTTCCTCCCGGCGGGCGTCAGGTCCTCGTCGGTGCCGATCCCGCCGCCGTAGGAATTCATGCCGTTCCATGTTAGGCTCGCGATGGAGACGCACGCGAGCTCGTCGTCGGTGATCCAGCCCGCGGCGATGGATTCGCATCCCTCCAGCCCGAGCAGGATCTCTACGCGCGTCGAGCCGATGCCCTTCCAGGCGTCCATGCCCTTTCGGAATGCCTTCGCCGGATCCTTCCAGGCCTCGGCGCAGATGGCCGCCACGACCGTTCCGACACCCGAAGCCTCCGCCCTGGGCAGGTCGAAGTGGATCTGTCCGGAACCGCCGGTGACCCAGGAGGCATCGTCGGCCTTCAGGAGCGTGTCGACATGGGCGTCGAATACGCCGTCCCGCCCGCCCTTCATCAGGCTCCCGGAGACCCGATGAGGGCCGTGAAACCCGATGCGATCGTGTCGGAACCGAGTATCATGATCAGCACCAGAGCGAGTATGAGGATCAGCAGCAGCACCTTGCCGTACTGGCGCGGAGCCCTGGGGTGCCTGTTCCTCCACTCGGTGGATATGTCCACTAGAAGACGCGTCCGATCCGGAAGACCTTGTGGTATTCACCGAACAGGGGGAAGTAGAGGGTGTCGGGATAGGCGACGTAGATGCTGTCGTCGGTGAACGTGAGGTCGCAGCCCAGAGGTCCCCGGCACTGGAGCACGAGCGGGTTGTCGGTGGAGTCGCGAAGCGAGTTCCAGGCCTCGCGGCAGACCGCACGCCTCTCGACTTCGGTTCCCCTGAAGGCCCTCACGGAGTCGTACGCATCGTTGACCGCCGCCCTCACGCTCGCCGGACCGAGGAGATGGAAGTCGACCATCTTCCAGATCATGACAACGACAAGAAGGCCCAGAGCTCCCCAGATGAGGCAGCCGGGCCTGATCGCCCCGCGCCTGCTTCCCGCCATGCCCGTCACTGCCACTGCTTCACCATCCAGAGATGCACCGCCTCGCCATCTCCTCTGCCACGATGCCGAGGAGGCGCTGTTTCGCCGTGGAGTATTCCTCCAGGTCGGGATCATACACAATCCATTCGTCCACGGGTTCATCGTCGAGGATGCTCCGATCCATCACGAGGTCCGTGAACTCTAGGGACACCCTCATCTCGAGCTTGTACTCCTCGATCTCCTCCGATGCCGAGAAGGAGTAGGGGGTCCTGAAGAAGCCCGTCACCTGGCATTCCACGAGGGCGTCCGGGGACTCGGTGACCACCGACAGGCGTCCGCCCGAGATCAGCTCCGAGACGAAGAGCGAGTTCAGCTCCTGCTCGAGCCCGTATTCCTGGACGGAGCTCCTGAACTGGGCAACGCGGACGGTGGAGAGATGCCCGGGGAGGTTGCCCGTGAAGCTGTAGGCGCACCCGGCCGAGGCTGCGAGGATGGCGGCAGCCGCGAGACTAAGCGCGCCCCGTGTGACCGAACCCGCCATCTCCCCTCCCTGTCGCGGGAAGGCTCTCCACCCTGGCCAGCTCCGCGGCCGGGACTTCGCAGAGGACCGCCTGCGCGATCCTGTCGCCCCTCGCAATGGTTGCCGGACCTTCGCCGTGGTTCACGAGGATGACCTTGACCTCTCCCCTGTAGTCGGAGTCGACAGTGCCGGGGGAGTTCAGGACCGTGAGGCCCAGCTTCGCGGCCATGCCGCTGCGGGGCCTCACCTGCCATTCGTACCCTTCGGGGATGGCCACCCTGATCCCCGTGGGGACGAGCGCCCTGCCGCCAGGGAGGATGGTTACGGGATCCTCAACCGCGGCCAGGAGGTCGAAACCGCTCGAGCCTCCGGTCGCCCTCGCGGGGAGGGGCAGCCCCTCCCCGTGGGGCAGGACCTCGACGAGTATCCTCTTCAAGCGGCCCGGGCCGTCAGGAGCGGCCGGATTCCCCGGACGCGTCCTCGTCGACCCTCTTCATGGTGAGGTTGATCTTGCCGTCGTCCCGGATCTCCAGGACCTTCACCCTCACACGGTCGCCCCTCTTGAGCACGTCGGAAACCTCGTTCACGCGCTCGTTGCTTATCTCGCTGACGTGGACCAGCCCGTCGGTGCCGGGCATAATCTCGACGAAGGCGCCGAACTTGGCCACGGTCGAGACCGTTCCCTCGTAGATCTTGCCCACCTGCGGGACGCCGACGATGTCCTCGACCATCTTCATGGCCTTGGCTGCCGCCGTGGAGTCGGTCGAGAGGATGCGCACCGTGCCGTCGTCGCAGATGTCGATCTTGACGCCGGCCTCCTCCTGGATGGAGCGGATCATCTTGCCGCCGGGGCCGATCAGCTTGCCGATCTTGTCGGGGTTGATCCGGGTGGTGCTCACCCTGGGGGCATACGGGCTCAGCTCGGCCCTTGGCTCTGCGATCGCGGCCTGCATGATGCCGAGGATGTGCTCCCTGCCCAGCTTCGCCTTCTCGAAAGCCTCGGCCAGCATCGCCGTCGAGATGCCCTCGATCTTGAGGTCCATCTGTACGGCCGTCACACCGTTCCTGGTGCCGGCGATCTTGAAGTCCATCTCGCCTAGGTGGTCCTCGACACCGGCGATGTCGGTCAGCACTACGTAGTCATCGCCGTGCTTGGCGAGCCCGAGCGCTATGCCGGCAACCGGGGCCTTTATGGGGACCCCAGCGTCCATCAGGCAGAGCGTGCCGCCGCAGACCGTGGCCATCGAGGACGAGCCGTTCGACTCGAGGATGTCGGACACGACGCGGACCGTGTACGGGAAGGCCTCTTCGTCGGGCATGACGGCCTGTATGCCGCGCTCGGCCAGGTGGCCGTGCCCGATCTCGCGCCTTCCGGGCCCCCTGATGGGCTTGACCTCGCCCACGCTGAAGGACGGGAAGTTGTAGTGCAGCATGAACCGCTTGGTGTACTCGCCAGTGATGGCGTCGATCCTCTGCTCGTCGCTGTCGCCGCCGAGAGTGGCCGCGACCAGCGCCTGGGTCTCGCCCCGGGTGAAGACCGCGGAACCGTGAGCCCTGGGGACCAGCCCGATCTCGCATTCGATGTTCCGGATCTGGTCGGGCGAGCGCCCGTCGAAGCGGATCTTCTCCACCGCGAGCTTCCGGCGGACATAGGCCTTCTCGATCTTCTCCATCACGTTGTCGCGGACGTGCCGCCAGGCGTCGTCAGCGGGCTGGAAGCCGAAGCGCTCGGCGAGCTCGTCGGCGCGGGCGACAGCCCTGTCCACGGCCTGTCCCCACATCTCCTTGCGCCCGTGGCCGTAGACTCCGTCGAATTCGGGGACGGCGACGGCCTCGACGGCCTGGGCCAGGCCCTCGGGTATGGCGATCGGGGTGTGGGTGCGCTTCTCGCGCCCCGCCTGCCTGACGATCTCGAGCTGGAGCTCGTTGATCCTCATGGCCTCGGCTCTCGCGATCTCGATGGCTTCGAGCACCACGCTCTCGGGCACCTGGCTGCAGCCGCCCTCGAGCATGACCACGTCGGTCCCGCGGACGGCGACGACTATGTCGAGATTGGTCTCTTCGAGCTCGGCGAGCGTGGGGTTGACCACGAAGCGGTCGCTGATGCGGCCGATCCGCACAGCGGAGACCGGGCCCTTCCAGGGGATGTCGGAGAGCATCAGCGAGGCCGACGCCCCTATCATTCCCAGCAGGTCGGGATCGTTCTCGGAGTCGGAGCTGATCACCATGCAGTATACCTGGGTCTCGCAGCCGTAGCCCTCGGGGAAGAGGGGCCTTATCGGTCTGTCGATCAGCCTCGCGGCGAGGATCTCGGCCTCGCTGGGCCTGCCCTCGCGCTTGAAGAACCCGCCGGGGATCTTGCCCGCGGCGTACGTGCGCTCGCGGTACTCGACCGTCAGGGGCAGGAAGTCCTGTCCGGGCCTGGCCTCCAGATCGGAGACCGCGGCCGTGAGGACCACGGAGTCGCCATATCTGACCAGGGCCGCGCCATCAGCCTGCTTGGCGAGATGGCCGGTCTCGATGCTGAGCTTGCGTCCGGCAACCATCGTCTCGACTTTGAAGGGCATCTTCTTCCTCTCATGATGGCCGCCCGACGCCGCCCGTGTGGCGCCGCCGGGACGGACCGCGGGTCTATCTCCTCAGACCCAGGTCGTTCACGATCTTTCTGTAGCGCTCCACCTCGGTGGATTCGAGGTACTGGAGGAGCCTGCGGCGCTTGCCCACGAGCTTCAGGAGGCCGCGCCTGCCGTTGCTGTCGTGGGGATGGCGCTTGCTGTGCTCGGTGAGCTCCCGGATGCGCTCGGACATTATCGCTATCTGGACCTCCGGCTTGCCGGTGTCGCTCTCGCTCGCACCGAAGGTCTTCACCAGCTCGGCCTTCTTCTCGGCTGTGATGCTCATCCCTTCACTACCTCCAGAACCCGCTCGACATCACGAGCGATCCTACCTGTCAGTTCACCACTCGTCAGGCCGCTCTCGGGCGGCCTCAGGAACCACCGGAACCCTATCCAGGCGGCTCTCCCGTACGCATCTCCCGACCAGCCCGGTATGTGAGCCTCGCAGATGCAGGCATCCCCGCGGGGTATGAAAACCGCCGCGGGACGGACCGATCCGTCCAGATCCACCGTTGCCGCGTAGCTCCCCGGTGGCGGGAGGAGCTTGGCTTCGGGCACCCGGACATTCAGGGTCGGGAATCCGAGCTTGCTGCTCAGGCCCGTGCCCCTCGAAACGGCCCCGAGGGCCGAGTATTCCCTTCCCAGGAGTTCCGCAGCCTCGTCCAGCCCGGCCTGCGAAACCAGCAGCCTTATCCGGCGGCTCTTCACCGGCTCCCCGCCGTGACACACCGGATCGACCACATGGAGGCCCACGGACCTCTCGCTGCACCACGCCCTCAGCGTGGGGGCGGAACCCGCCCTCCCCGAGCCGAAGCCGAAATCATAGCCAACGACGATCTGCTCGAAGCAGCATGATTCCAGAATGGCGTCCAGGAACTCGCACGGACCCGAGGCCATCGTGGCACCGTCGAAGGGGTGCACGACCAGACCGCAGAGACCCGCTTCCGAGAGGATTTTGCGTCTTTCGCCGGGCGTCGTCAACCTCGCATGCTTCGCGCAGGCCAGGACCTGCCGGGGCACGGGTTCGAAGCACAGCACCGACGCGTCCGGAGAGATGCTGACAGCCCGCTCCACGATGGCCATGTGGCCCCTGTGGAGCCCGTCGAAACCGCCCAGAGCCAGGACCTTCAATCCGTTCCGCCTTCTAGTCCGGCCGAAGACCCGGCAACGGACCCGCGAAACATCCGTGAATCCGGTCCCAGCGCAAGAACCTTCAATCGAGCAGACCTCCGAGCGGACCAGCATCAACGACAGATCTGCCTGTCCCGTACATCGGTGAACGTTGCCTCCCCGCCCGGGGACCGGGGGAGAAAGTTAAAGGAGTCAAGAGCGTTCCGGGCATGCCGGGAGCACGGTCACGGGCCTTATGAACCGCCCGTCGCCGGTTCCCACGGCGAGGAGCTCCCCTCCCGGCCCTTCGAGCAGCGCGACCGTCCCCACGGTGGCATCCTCCACCGGGTTCCCGTGCGACACCCGGGATGCCTCCTCCCCGGTCAGGACCCTTGCGGGATATCCCCTCATCGCCTGTGCCGGGGCGAGCAGGGAGCCGGGGGAATCGGGCCCGGCAGCACACTCCGCCCTGGTGAAGGCTCCGTACGATTCCCTGACGATGCCGGCGGCATGGGCGCCGCAGCCCAGGGCCGCCCCGATGTCCGAGGCGAGAGCCCTGATGTAGGTGCCCGGAGACACGGTGACAGCGAGCCTGAACCTCCCGTCACTGATCCACTGGATCTCCCAGGATCGGGCGGTCACGCGGCGCGAAGGCGTTTCGGGCGAACCGCCGGCCCTCGCGATGCGGAAGGAGGCCAGGCCGCCTATCTTGACGGCCGAAAAGGCCGGCACCTTCTGTTCGAATACGCCCTCGAACCGCTCGAGGACCCTCGCGAGATCATCGGGGGCCGGAGTCACCGGATCGGCCCTGCCGACGACGGTGCCCTCCGAATCGAGGGAATCCGTCTCGATGCCCGTGACGACCTCGAAGGAGTAGCGCTTCTCGTGCCCCGACAGGTAGGCCGAAAGCCTCGTCGCACACCCGAGGAGGACTGGCAGCACTCCGGATGCAGAGGGATCGAGAGTCCCGGCATGTCCGAACCTGCGGTATCCCCAGAATCGTGCGACTCCCGCCGCGGCCCTCCTCGAGGTGCATCCCGACGGCTTGTCCAGCAGGTAGACGGCCCCGCGGCCCCCACGGGGATCGAGGGTCATGTATCCTTCCGGTCCATCTTCCTCATCAGCCTGAGGACCTCCTCGCCTTCCTCGATCGAACTGTCCTGGAGGAAGTGGAGTTCGGGCACGGTCCTGAGGCTGAGCCTCTCGGCCAGCAGGCGGCGGGCATAGCCCTTCGCCGACTCCATGGCATCCCTGGAACGGCGTTTCTCCTCGTCGGTGCCGAGGGTCGAGAAGAAGATGAACGCGTGGGTGGCGTCGGGAGACAGCTTCACGCGGGTCACGGTGATGAATCCTATCCTGGGATCGGCGATCTCGGTCCGCAGGATTCCCTCTATCTCTGCACGGACGGTCTCCGTGAGCCTCTGGAACCTTCTCTCCTTCATCGGATCGGAGCTAGAGCTCCCTCGACACCTCGACTATCTCGTAGCACTCGATGGTATCGCCCGACTTCAGATCGGCATAGCCCTCGAGGCCGATGCCGCACTCGTAGCCTGCGGCGACCTCCCTGCGGTCGTCCTTGAAGTGCTTCAGGGACGAGAGCTGGCCCTCCCACACGACCACGCCGTTCCGCACCAGACGGAAGCGGGAGTTCCGCTTCACCACGCCTCCGACCACGTAGCACCCTGCTATGGTCCCGATCTTCGGGACGCGGAAGATCTGGCGTATCTCGGCGGAACCCAGGAACTCCTCGCGCTTCTCGGGCTTCAGGAGGCCGGAAAGAGCCTTCCTGACGGTATCCTCGACATCGTAGATGATGCTGAAGCACTGGATGTCGACTCCGCTCGCCGCGGCACGCTCGCGGGCCCTGGAGTCGGGCCTCACCCTGAAGCCGACGATGACGGCGCCGGAGGCGGCTGCGAGCATGACGTCGCTCTCGGCGATGCCGCCCGCCCCGCTCCTGATCACGTCGACCGACACCTCGTCGGTGTTCATCCTGGTGAGGGTGTCCACGATGGCCTCGGCCGAGCCCTGCACGTCGGCCTTGACTATGAGCCTCAGGGTGCTGTCGCCTTCGGCGGCGGCCTTGAAGAAGTCCTCGAGGGTGATCTTCCGGTGAGACTGGAGCTCGCGCTCCCTCTCGACGATCTGGCGCCTCAGGCCTATCTCCTTCGCCTCCTGCTCGGACTCGACCACAGTCACGGAATCCCCGGCCTCGGGCACCCCGGTGCAGCCCATCAGCTGGATGGGAGTGCTGGGGCCGGCCTCCTCGACGGGCTCGTTGTTCTGGTCGTAGAGCGCCCTGACCCTTCCGGTGCACTGGCCGGCGATGAACGAGTCGCCGAGATGGAGGGTCCCGTCCTGGATCAGGATGCTGGCGACGGTTCCGCGGTAGGGGTCGACCCTGCCCTCGAGCACCGTGGCCCTGGCCGGGCGGTCGGGGCAGGCCTTCAGATCGAGCATGTCGGCCTGGACCAGGATCTTGTCCAGGAGATCGTCCACGCCCTGGCCCGTGATGGCGCTGACCTCGGCGCACTGGACCTCGCCGCTCCACTCCTCCACCAGCACCTTGTGGCTGGCCAGATCCTGCCTGATGAAGTCGGGATTGGCCGTGGGCAGGTCCATCTTCGTGATCGCCACGACTATCGGCACTCCGGCGGCCTTCGCGTGATCGATGGCCTCCTCGGTCTGGGGCATCACCCTGCTGTCGCCAGCGACGACGAGGACGACTACATCCGTCACCTGGGCGCCCCTGGTCCTCATGGCCGTGAAGGCGGCATGGCCCGGGGTGTCGATGAAGGTGACGCTCCTGCCACCCGCGACGTTCGCCACGTAGGCGCCTATGTGCTGCGTTATGCCGCCGGCCTCGGTCGATATGACGTTGGTCGACCTTATCCTGTCGAGGAGGGCGGTCTTGCCGTGGTCGACGTGACCCATGATCGTGACCACGGGGGCCCTCTGGACCTCCCTGCAGCTCTTCTCGACCCTGCGCTTCTCGATCGATTCGGCGCCGTACTCGGAGACGGTTTCGATGTGGTGCCCGAATTCGGCGGCCACGAGCGCGAGCGTATCGGCGTCGAGCCTCTGGTTGGCCGTGGTCATGAGGCCGAGTTCGAGGCACTTCGCGATGACCTCGCTGAGAGGCACGTCCATGAGGTCCGCCAGCTCGGAGGGGGAGGTGAACTCGGTCACCTGGAGGACCTCGCCCTCGCCGGACGCGGTCAGCTTCTCGTGGCGCTCCTGCTTCTCCTCGCGGTAGCGCCTGCGGCGCTTCTTCTGACTGCGGGCGGCATTCGAGCCCATCTGGGCGACGGTGTCGCGCACAGCCTTGACCGCCTCTGCGGACACGACCGCCTTCTTGCGGCGCTTCTTGCGCTTCTTGGACTTCGACGCGCGGTCGCGCGCCTCCTGCTTCTCCTTCTCGAACCTGCTGACCACGCTCTTGCGCTGATCCTCGGTCAGGGTGCTCATGTGGCTCTTCACGACCACCTGCATGTCGGTGAGCACCTTGATGAGGGCCTCGCTCGAGATGTTGAGCTCTCTGGCCAGCTCGTAGACCCGCTGCTTCTTCTCCGCCTGCTGCTCAGTCATCTCCACCGCCCTGTCCGGCTCCGTCGGAAGCGGCCCTGCCGGCCTCGTGCTCCGCCCTGAGCGCCTCGACCTCGATGGCACGCTTCTCTACCAGACGCCTGGCCTCCTGATGGATCTGCCCGACCTTGACCGGCCCGATGCCGTGCACCTTGAGGAGATCCTCCTCGGTGACCTCCGCTATCGAGTTGGCCGAGTCGTACCCGGAGACCCTCAGGCGCTCCAGGAGCTTTTCGCTTATCCCCGGGATCTCGGAGGCTTCGACCCTGAGCATCTCCTCCCAGCGCTTCTGCTCCTCCCAGAGGGACTGCGTCTCTATGTCTATCCTCGAGCCCACCAGCTCGCCGGCAAGCCTGACGTTGTGGCCGTTCTTGCCGATGGCGAGGGAGAGGTGGTCGTCGGGGACTATCGCGATCATCCTGATCCGCTCCTCGCCCGTTTCCGGATCGGTCTCGCGCGTCTGGTCGACGTTGAGCACCGTAGCGGGCAGGAGGGCGTGGGTGACGAGCACCCTGCGGTCCATGGTCCAGGGGATGATGTCGATCCTCTCGCCGTTGAGCTCCCTCATCACGGCCTGGACCCTGCTCCCCTTCACTCCCACGAAGGTTCCCACTGCATCGACCCTGTGGTCGTTGCTCGCCACCGCGAGCTTGGTCCTGACGCCCGGCTCGCGGGCTATGGCCCGGACTTCGACGACGCCCTCCTCGATCTCGGGGGCTTCGCGCTCGAAGAGCCGCTTGACCAGGAGAGGCGTGGCCCTGGAGAGGACGAGCTGGGGCTCCATCGAATCGGGCTTCTCGACCCTGATGAGGACGGGGAGGATCGGGTCGTTCTGGTTGTAGCGCTCGCCCCTGGCCCGCTCCTCGGCGGGCACGACGGCCTCGATGCGCCCGGCGACCTGGACCAGGACCCTGTTCCTGTAGACCTGCTGGACACGGCACCTGGGGATGATGTGGCCGATCTTGTCCTCGTACTCGTGCTGGACCTGTTCGCGCTCCGCCATCCTGACCAGGGTCAGGAACTCCTGCCTGAACACGTTGACGGATGAGCGCTGGAACTCGGAGATGTCGACCGGCATCGAGATCTTCTCGCCGTTCTCGGCGTCGGGCTTGATCTTCCGGGCCTTCTTCCTGGCTATCTGGAGGTGCTCGCTGCCCTCCTCGACGTTCTCGACGACCTCCATCACGGCTTCCAGCCTGACGTCGCCGAGCTGGTGATCCCACGAGATCCTGATGTCCTGCGGGCTTCCGTACTCGAGTTCGGTGGCCTTCATCAGGGCCTGGAACAGGCTCCTGACGAGGACCTCCTTGTTCACGCCCTTTTCTCTGACCAGCCTCGCGAGAGCGTCAATCCTGTCGTAGTTCGACACTTCGTTCTCCCTAACCGGAAATGGGCTCCCGACCGGCTGCGCCCGTCAGGCCTTCCTGCCCTTGTTCACACCCGTCTCCAGGACTTCGACGGCGCGCGTCACGACCGAGACCGGCACTATCCTGCCCCCGGGAAGGACGAGGCATCCGCCCTCGAAGGACAGGAGCTCGCCCTCGAAAGTCTCGCCGCCGGCCTCGACCCTGATGGTCCTGCCGACGCATCTCAGCCAGTCGTTCTCGGACTCGAGCCTGCGCCCGACCCCGGGCGAGCCGACCTCGAGAACGTAGGACCCGGATTCGACCATCTCGCGGTCGAGCATGTCCTCGATCGCCCTGGAGAGAGCCGCGCATTCGCCGACAGTCACCCTGCCGGGCCGGTCGACCAGGACCCTCAGTACGGCCCGCCTGCCGGTCTGGAACCACCCCGCGTCCACCACGAGGAGGCCCATGCCGCTCGCGAGCGTCTCGAGCGATTCCCTCAACCGGGCCGCGTCCAGTCGGCATCCCCCCAGTAAAGTACAAAACCGCCCCGCTGGCAGGTACACCCGCCCGCGCGGCTCGTACGCATGCAGGAGCTTTTAGCGCTTGAATCTAGCTGGAAACGCCAATCCTGACAAGGGCGGCGGGGCCGCGGCGGGCCGGCCGCCATCCCCCGGCCGGGGATCACATCACCGAGGCCAGGACGTCCCCCTCTATGATGTCATCCTCCAGGATGTCGACGAAGGGATTGCCGGCTTCGCCGAACCGCGTCCTCAGCAGTGGTTCGATCTCCCCGAAGAGCGCGTACATCGAGTACATCGCCTCCTCGGGGCCCAGCAGGGAATCCAGCGAGGTCCTGAGCGTGTCGATCCGCGCCAGGAGGAAGTCGCGCTGGATTTCCGTATAGCCCTGGGACTCGACCCAGAAGGAGCTCGCGATCAGGAAGTGGAACGCTATCGAAGTGCGCACGCCTTCCGCGCCGGTGAGCGCGATGCTGTCGGCCAGCCCGGCGGCCGAGGCCATCGCCGATCCCGGTACCCAGGGCTCCGGCGAACCGGGATCGAGATCCCTCGCGGCGAGCATCCCCCCAGTCCCGTACCAGACGCTCTCGAAGCGCGACAGGACGTCAGGGGGCACGTTGTCACGGAAGTCGCTCCGCGAGATCATGATCCGGTTC
It encodes:
- a CDS encoding membrane dipeptidase; this encodes MKGGRDGVFDAHVDTLLKADDASWVTGGSGQIHFDLPRAEASGVGTVVAAICAEAWKDPAKAFRKGMDAWKGIGSTRVEILLGLEGCESIAAGWITDDELACVSIASLTWNGMNSYGGGIGTDEDLTPAGRKLAGRLIRSGILVDVSHLCDRSRASVLSMGLPVVATHCNCRRYCDIPRNLPDDDIREIARLGGVVGITLVPDFLGADAGMGTVLDHVRHAVDVAGIEHVGFGSDFDGVTNLPSGITGCESWPSILSYLAGAGFKEIDVHRMAGSNWRRVFNQIRGRR
- the nusA gene encoding transcription termination factor NusA codes for the protein MSNYDRIDALARLVREKGVNKEVLVRSLFQALMKATELEYGSPQDIRISWDHQLGDVRLEAVMEVVENVEEGSEHLQIARKKARKIKPDAENGEKISMPVDISEFQRSSVNVFRQEFLTLVRMAEREQVQHEYEDKIGHIIPRCRVQQVYRNRVLVQVAGRIEAVVPAEERARGERYNQNDPILPVLIRVEKPDSMEPQLVLSRATPLLVKRLFEREAPEIEEGVVEVRAIAREPGVRTKLAVASNDHRVDAVGTFVGVKGSRVQAVMRELNGERIDIIPWTMDRRVLVTHALLPATVLNVDQTRETDPETGEERIRMIAIVPDDHLSLAIGKNGHNVRLAGELVGSRIDIETQSLWEEQKRWEEMLRVEASEIPGISEKLLERLRVSGYDSANSIAEVTEEDLLKVHGIGPVKVGQIHQEARRLVEKRAIEVEALRAEHEAGRAASDGAGQGGGDD
- a CDS encoding riboflavin kinase; translation: MKVLALGGFDGLHRGHMAIVERAVSISPDASVLCFEPVPRQVLACAKHARLTTPGERRKILSEAGLCGLVVHPFDGATMASGPCEFLDAILESCCFEQIVVGYDFGFGSGRAGSAPTLRAWCSERSVGLHVVDPVCHGGEPVKSRRIRLLVSQAGLDEAAELLGREYSALGAVSRGTGLSSKLGFPTLNVRVPEAKLLPPPGSYAATVDLDGSVRPAAVFIPRGDACICEAHIPGWSGDAYGRAAWIGFRWFLRPPESGLTSGELTGRIARDVERVLEVVKG
- the rbfA gene encoding 30S ribosome-binding factor RbfA, which codes for MKERRFQRLTETVRAEIEGILRTEIADPRIGFITVTRVKLSPDATHAFIFFSTLGTDEEKRRSRDAMESAKGYARRLLAERLSLRTVPELHFLQDSSIEEGEEVLRLMRKMDRKDT
- the dut gene encoding dUTP diphosphatase, producing the protein MKRILVEVLPHGEGLPLPARATGGSSGFDLLAAVEDPVTILPGGRALVPTGIRVAIPEGYEWQVRPRSGMAAKLGLTVLNSPGTVDSDYRGEVKVILVNHGEGPATIARGDRIAQAVLCEVPAAELARVESLPATGRGDGGFGHTGRA
- the infB gene encoding translation initiation factor IF-2 — encoded protein: MTEQQAEKKQRVYELARELNISSEALIKVLTDMQVVVKSHMSTLTEDQRKSVVSRFEKEKQEARDRASKSKKRKKRRKKAVVSAEAVKAVRDTVAQMGSNAARSQKKRRRRYREEKQERHEKLTASGEGEVLQVTEFTSPSELADLMDVPLSEVIAKCLELGLMTTANQRLDADTLALVAAEFGHHIETVSEYGAESIEKRRVEKSCREVQRAPVVTIMGHVDHGKTALLDRIRSTNVISTEAGGITQHIGAYVANVAGGRSVTFIDTPGHAAFTAMRTRGAQVTDVVVLVVAGDSRVMPQTEEAIDHAKAAGVPIVVAITKMDLPTANPDFIRQDLASHKVLVEEWSGEVQCAEVSAITGQGVDDLLDKILVQADMLDLKACPDRPARATVLEGRVDPYRGTVASILIQDGTLHLGDSFIAGQCTGRVRALYDQNNEPVEEAGPSTPIQLMGCTGVPEAGDSVTVVESEQEAKEIGLRRQIVERERELQSHRKITLEDFFKAAAEGDSTLRLIVKADVQGSAEAIVDTLTRMNTDEVSVDVIRSGAGGIAESDVMLAAASGAVIVGFRVRPDSRARERAAASGVDIQCFSIIYDVEDTVRKALSGLLKPEKREEFLGSAEIRQIFRVPKIGTIAGCYVVGGVVKRNSRFRLVRNGVVVWEGQLSSLKHFKDDRREVAAGYECGIGLEGYADLKSGDTIECYEIVEVSREL
- the rpsO gene encoding 30S ribosomal protein S15, with protein sequence MSITAEKKAELVKTFGASESDTGKPEVQIAIMSERIRELTEHSKRHPHDSNGRRGLLKLVGKRRRLLQYLESTEVERYRKIVNDLGLRR
- the lptE gene encoding LPS assembly lipoprotein LptE — encoded protein: MAGSVTRGALSLAAAAILAASAGCAYSFTGNLPGHLSTVRVAQFRSSVQEYGLEQELNSLFVSELISGGRLSVVTESPDALVECQVTGFFRTPYSFSASEEIEEYKLEMRVSLEFTDLVMDRSILDDEPVDEWIVYDPDLEEYSTAKQRLLGIVAEEMARRCISGW
- the truB gene encoding tRNA pseudouridine(55) synthase TruB, whose amino-acid sequence is MTLDPRGGRGAVYLLDKPSGCTSRRAAAGVARFWGYRRFGHAGTLDPSASGVLPVLLGCATRLSAYLSGHEKRYSFEVVTGIETDSLDSEGTVVGRADPVTPAPDDLARVLERFEGVFEQKVPAFSAVKIGGLASFRIARAGGSPETPSRRVTARSWEIQWISDGRFRLAVTVSPGTYIRALASDIGAALGCGAHAAGIVRESYGAFTRAECAAGPDSPGSLLAPAQAMRGYPARVLTGEEASRVSHGNPVEDATVGTVALLEGPGGELLAVGTGDGRFIRPVTVLPACPERS
- the pnp gene encoding polyribonucleotide nucleotidyltransferase, which produces MPFKVETMVAGRKLSIETGHLAKQADGAALVRYGDSVVLTAAVSDLEARPGQDFLPLTVEYRERTYAAGKIPGGFFKREGRPSEAEILAARLIDRPIRPLFPEGYGCETQVYCMVISSDSENDPDLLGMIGASASLMLSDIPWKGPVSAVRIGRISDRFVVNPTLAELEETNLDIVVAVRGTDVVMLEGGCSQVPESVVLEAIEIARAEAMRINELQLEIVRQAGREKRTHTPIAIPEGLAQAVEAVAVPEFDGVYGHGRKEMWGQAVDRAVARADELAERFGFQPADDAWRHVRDNVMEKIEKAYVRRKLAVEKIRFDGRSPDQIRNIECEIGLVPRAHGSAVFTRGETQALVAATLGGDSDEQRIDAITGEYTKRFMLHYNFPSFSVGEVKPIRGPGRREIGHGHLAERGIQAVMPDEEAFPYTVRVVSDILESNGSSSMATVCGGTLCLMDAGVPIKAPVAGIALGLAKHGDDYVVLTDIAGVEDHLGEMDFKIAGTRNGVTAVQMDLKIEGISTAMLAEAFEKAKLGREHILGIMQAAIAEPRAELSPYAPRVSTTRINPDKIGKLIGPGGKMIRSIQEEAGVKIDICDDGTVRILSTDSTAAAKAMKMVEDIVGVPQVGKIYEGTVSTVAKFGAFVEIMPGTDGLVHVSEISNERVNEVSDVLKRGDRVRVKVLEIRDDGKINLTMKRVDEDASGESGRS